In Chloroflexi bacterium ADurb.Bin180, the following are encoded in one genomic region:
- the cbpA gene encoding Curved DNA-binding protein — protein sequence MEYKDYYKILGVDKNATQADIKKAYRKLARQYHPDVNPGVKTAEARFKEINEANEVLSDPEKRRKYDELGSSWQQYQRTGADPRGFDWSQWSTGQPGPGGVRVEYGNLDDMLGGDFSDFFRTIFGGMGGDEPSFARQARGRRGQDYEHPVQITLDEAFSGTKRLLQLDARRIEVTIPPGVDTGSRVRIAGEGGSGAGGRAKGDLYLQVQVLPNQRFRREGMDLYTDVPVELYTAVLGGEVAVPTLKSSVMLKIPAETQSGRRFRLKGLGMPNLRNPKQRGDLYAEVKVVLPQRLSANEKALFTELAAMRDSSGTNRGAES from the coding sequence ATGGAATACAAGGACTATTACAAGATACTCGGGGTGGACAAGAACGCCACTCAGGCCGACATCAAGAAAGCCTATCGCAAGCTGGCCAGGCAGTATCACCCCGATGTGAACCCCGGCGTCAAGACAGCAGAGGCACGCTTCAAAGAGATCAATGAAGCCAACGAGGTCCTGAGCGATCCCGAGAAGAGGCGCAAGTACGACGAGCTCGGCAGTAGCTGGCAGCAATACCAGCGAACCGGGGCCGACCCACGCGGATTCGACTGGAGCCAGTGGTCCACGGGTCAACCAGGGCCGGGCGGGGTGCGGGTTGAGTACGGCAATCTGGACGATATGCTCGGCGGTGATTTCTCCGACTTTTTCCGCACCATATTCGGTGGGATGGGCGGAGACGAGCCGTCCTTTGCCCGGCAAGCCAGGGGACGCCGCGGCCAGGACTATGAACACCCCGTTCAGATCACCCTGGACGAGGCCTTTAGCGGCACCAAGCGCCTGCTGCAATTGGACGCCCGACGCATCGAGGTGACGATCCCTCCCGGCGTTGACACCGGCTCGCGAGTACGGATCGCCGGAGAGGGCGGCTCGGGGGCCGGTGGCAGAGCAAAGGGCGACCTGTACCTCCAGGTCCAGGTTCTGCCGAACCAACGGTTCCGACGGGAAGGGATGGACCTGTACACGGATGTGCCGGTCGAGCTGTACACCGCGGTTCTGGGGGGCGAGGTGGCTGTTCCGACTCTCAAGAGCTCGGTGATGCTCAAGATACCCGCGGAGACGCAGAGTGGGCGCCGGTTTCGTTTGAAAGGCCTCGGTATGCCCAATCTGCGGAACCCCAAACAACGGGGAGACCTGTACGCCGAGGTCAAGGTCGTCCTGCCGCAGCGACTTAGCGCCAACGAAAAGGCGCTTTTCACCGAGCTGGCGGCGATGCGCGATTCGAGTGGGACAAACAGGGGAGCAGAATCATGA
- the flK gene encoding Fluoroacetyl-CoA thioesterase yields the protein MFPQIQPGLESEIDSVVTAEHTALHLGSGRVAVLATPHMIRLMETAAVQAVDPLLPDGYCTVGVQAEVNHLAATPVGMKVHVTARLVAVDGRRLTFDVTAIDEREVVGQGSHQRMIVEAARFKQRVAAKLAAPEPGKDSI from the coding sequence ATGTTCCCGCAGATCCAACCTGGTTTGGAAAGCGAAATCGACAGCGTTGTCACGGCCGAGCACACTGCTCTCCACCTCGGCAGCGGCCGGGTGGCCGTCCTGGCGACGCCCCATATGATACGCCTGATGGAGACAGCGGCCGTACAGGCGGTCGATCCACTCCTGCCCGATGGCTACTGCACAGTAGGTGTCCAGGCTGAGGTGAACCATCTGGCTGCCACTCCGGTTGGCATGAAAGTACACGTCACTGCCAGGCTCGTCGCTGTAGACGGCCGCAGGCTGACCTTCGACGTGACGGCCATAGATGAGCGCGAGGTCGTTGGCCAGGGCTCTCACCAACGAATGATCGTTGAAGCAGCTCGTTTCAAGCAGCGAGTTGCCGCCAAGCTCGCTGCCCCTGAGCCAGGAAAGGACTCGATATGA
- the ftsH gene encoding ATP-dependent zinc metalloprotease FtsH: MSSSWSRNGFVYLLLLLAVAALVYFNFVAPSEELSTVSLNKVANDIRAGTVAKVIISEDDLTITMKQGQVPAKVRARKESGISLTDTLKNLGVTAEELSAVEIVAQGPGLWSDLLPLLGTLLPMLGLGLLMIFMLRQAQSGNNQAISFGKSRARLMSGDKPTVTFADVAGVDEAKQELQEVVEFLREPAKFTSLGARIPKGVLLVGAPGTGKTLMARAVAGEAGVPFFSISGSEFVEMFVGVGASRVRDLFEQAKRNSPCIVFVDEIDAVGRHRGAGLGGSHDEREQTLNQILVEMDGFDTDTKVIVVAATNRPDILDPALLRPGRFDRRVVLDRPDMNGRKAILEVHVRGKPLDQGVDLMELARETPGFSGADIENVVNEAAILAARRNKKSISMAEMREAVERVIAGPERKSRIISAEEKQIIAYHEAGHALVLSRLPKADPVTKVSVVSRGMALGYTMNLPEDDRYLQAKAKFEDDIAGTLAGRAAEQLVFGDITTGSSSDLEKATKLARSMVTQYGMSEVLGPRTFGQKEELVFLGREISEQRDYSEEVARQIDAEVKKIIDKAYERALAVLRDNRDKLDTLARTLIERETVDGEELKALLA; the protein is encoded by the coding sequence GTGAGTTCAAGCTGGTCGCGAAATGGCTTCGTCTACCTGCTGCTGCTCTTGGCTGTAGCAGCATTGGTCTACTTCAACTTTGTCGCCCCCTCTGAGGAGCTTTCGACAGTCTCCCTCAATAAGGTGGCTAATGACATCCGTGCGGGGACAGTGGCCAAGGTCATCATCTCCGAGGACGACCTGACCATCACAATGAAGCAAGGTCAGGTCCCGGCCAAAGTGCGCGCACGCAAAGAGTCCGGCATCAGCCTGACCGATACGCTCAAGAATCTCGGCGTGACCGCCGAGGAGCTGAGCGCCGTCGAGATCGTGGCCCAGGGGCCCGGCCTCTGGTCCGACCTGCTGCCGCTACTCGGCACCCTGCTCCCCATGCTGGGGCTGGGCTTGCTGATGATCTTTATGCTGCGCCAGGCGCAGAGCGGCAACAACCAGGCCATCTCCTTCGGCAAGAGCCGAGCGCGCTTGATGAGCGGTGACAAGCCCACGGTGACCTTTGCCGATGTGGCTGGAGTGGACGAAGCGAAACAGGAGCTTCAAGAAGTAGTCGAGTTCCTGCGAGAGCCCGCCAAGTTCACCAGCCTGGGCGCGCGCATTCCCAAGGGAGTACTGCTGGTAGGTGCACCAGGAACGGGCAAGACTCTCATGGCCAGAGCCGTAGCCGGCGAGGCCGGGGTGCCCTTCTTTAGCATCAGCGGCTCCGAGTTCGTCGAGATGTTCGTAGGCGTGGGCGCCAGCCGGGTGAGGGACTTGTTCGAGCAGGCCAAACGGAACAGCCCCTGCATCGTCTTTGTCGACGAGATCGACGCCGTGGGCCGGCATCGCGGCGCCGGCCTCGGCGGCAGCCACGATGAGCGCGAGCAGACCCTCAACCAGATTCTGGTTGAGATGGATGGCTTTGATACAGATACCAAGGTCATTGTGGTCGCGGCAACCAACCGACCAGACATCCTCGACCCGGCGCTGCTCCGTCCCGGCCGGTTCGACCGACGCGTGGTCCTGGATCGCCCCGATATGAACGGGCGCAAGGCCATCCTCGAAGTGCACGTCCGTGGCAAGCCCCTCGATCAGGGAGTGGACCTGATGGAGCTGGCTCGGGAGACGCCGGGCTTTTCCGGTGCCGACATCGAGAATGTCGTCAATGAAGCCGCGATCCTGGCCGCGCGCCGCAACAAAAAGTCGATCAGCATGGCCGAAATGCGCGAGGCAGTGGAACGGGTGATTGCTGGCCCGGAACGCAAGAGCCGGATCATCAGTGCCGAGGAAAAGCAGATCATCGCCTACCACGAGGCGGGCCATGCTCTGGTCCTTTCTCGGTTGCCCAAGGCCGATCCGGTTACCAAAGTCTCAGTGGTCTCCCGGGGCATGGCTCTTGGCTATACTATGAACCTGCCCGAGGATGATCGCTACTTGCAGGCCAAGGCCAAGTTCGAGGATGACATCGCCGGCACCCTGGCCGGGCGTGCGGCAGAGCAGCTCGTCTTCGGTGACATCACCACGGGCTCGAGCAGCGACCTCGAAAAAGCTACCAAGCTCGCCCGCTCGATGGTGACGCAGTACGGCATGAGCGAAGTCCTCGGCCCGCGCACCTTTGGCCAAAAGGAAGAGCTGGTATTCCTCGGCCGCGAGATCTCTGAGCAACGCGACTATAGCGAGGAAGTCGCCCGCCAGATTGACGCCGAGGTCAAAAAGATCATCGACAAGGCCTATGAGCGCGCACTGGCTGTCCTGCGCGACAACAGAGACAAACTGGATACCCTCGCCAGAACGCTCATCGAGCGCGAGACGGTTGACGGCGAGGAGCTCAAGGCTCTGCTGGCCTGA
- the htrA_1 gene encoding putative serine protease HtrA — MKTSHGRIAVFLSLALLALTLTGCLCCLPTGRRPIEVKPAPTSVRPTAIEKPVATPTALPQAIINSADAEELLLINIYKRVNPSVVHIRAITLLGTGDSKIPGTKPFYEQGTGSGFVYDTQGHIVTNNHVVADSEELQVSFPDGTSVTARVVGTDPDSDLAVILVDLPAGRLAPLELGDSDELEVGQRAVAIGNPYGLRSTLTTGIISALGRSLPLGRLSEAIGSRFTIPELIQTDAAINPGNSGGPLLNSRGQVIGVNTAYEPDAFGVGFAVPVNVVKRVVPKLIADGKYTYPWLGISGTDLSLDYVEAMKLPVTQGALVLRVVPGGPAEKAGLKGSSETVHKAGRDLSIGGDVIIGIDGEPVRQFEDMLVYILRHTEVGQQVRLTIIRDGREQVVSVKLAARPVD, encoded by the coding sequence ATGAAGACAAGCCATGGGCGAATTGCTGTGTTCCTGTCTCTTGCTTTGCTGGCGCTGACGCTGACGGGCTGCCTGTGCTGCCTGCCTACTGGGCGGAGGCCAATAGAGGTGAAGCCCGCGCCGACGTCCGTGCGTCCCACGGCAATCGAGAAACCGGTTGCCACACCTACAGCGTTGCCGCAGGCCATCATCAACTCGGCCGATGCCGAAGAGTTGTTGCTGATCAACATCTACAAGCGAGTGAATCCCTCAGTTGTCCACATCAGGGCCATCACTCTGCTGGGCACAGGCGACAGCAAGATACCCGGAACAAAGCCATTCTATGAGCAGGGTACCGGTTCGGGTTTTGTCTATGATACCCAGGGCCATATCGTGACCAACAACCACGTCGTGGCCGACAGCGAAGAGCTGCAGGTAAGCTTCCCGGACGGCACGTCGGTGACTGCGCGGGTCGTTGGTACGGACCCGGACAGCGACCTGGCGGTGATTCTGGTTGACCTGCCAGCAGGCAGGCTCGCGCCTCTGGAGCTGGGAGATTCAGACGAGCTGGAAGTGGGCCAGAGGGCGGTTGCCATTGGCAACCCTTACGGTTTGAGGAGCACGCTGACCACGGGCATCATCAGCGCCCTGGGGCGAAGCCTGCCGCTGGGCCGCCTGTCGGAGGCCATTGGCTCTCGCTTTACCATTCCCGAGCTCATCCAGACCGATGCCGCGATCAATCCGGGTAACTCGGGCGGGCCGCTGCTCAATTCGAGAGGTCAGGTGATCGGCGTCAACACGGCCTATGAGCCAGATGCGTTCGGCGTTGGCTTTGCCGTTCCAGTCAATGTGGTGAAGAGGGTGGTGCCCAAGCTGATCGCTGATGGCAAGTACACCTATCCCTGGCTGGGTATCTCCGGGACGGACCTTTCTCTGGACTATGTGGAGGCGATGAAACTGCCGGTGACACAGGGGGCCTTGGTGCTGAGGGTGGTGCCAGGCGGCCCGGCCGAGAAAGCCGGCCTCAAGGGCAGCAGCGAGACGGTGCACAAAGCCGGACGCGACCTGTCCATTGGCGGGGATGTGATCATTGGCATCGATGGGGAACCGGTGCGCCAGTTTGAAGACATGTTGGTGTACATACTGCGCCATACCGAGGTAGGACAGCAAGTCAGACTGACCATCATCCGGGATGGCCGGGAACAGGTGGTCAGTGTGAAGCTGGCAGCCCGACCCGTCGACTAG
- the albA_1 gene encoding Antilisterial bacteriocin subtilosin biosynthesis protein AlbA, whose protein sequence is MEAAELQSFATELVTQTRDYIYIRPEDGLFILRPNRVHRLNRTALALLSRLYDHGSAVDTEEAVRAVAAEFAVDEARVREDLERLLISVAALLRDDVCGAPAVREIPFGSQQRDLPVLSEIALTYRCQNKCVFCYAESPNRGTQVHEMTTDEVKVIIDRIFDDAHCPTVSFTGGEPTLRDDLPELVSYAKSKGMRVNLITNGLKCANPEFVARLKEAGLDSAQVSLEGPTPQVHDLVVRHPGAFELTTQAVHCLREAGIHTHTNTTICGSNRDHLLELVDYIADELHSEYFSMNVMISTGTALKHAEEEVTYTELGAMIEQLQARARQKGTKLVWYSPTPYCLFNPVTHGLGSKSCACIDGLLSVAPDGELLPCSSYERGIGNLLARPFAELWFSRQALYWRKKRFLPPVCERCDIKHICCGACPLYWHAHGGFGELEAAGHKGRWWNDVRWRVERRLWGQAKGVGLR, encoded by the coding sequence ATGGAAGCGGCTGAACTGCAGTCCTTTGCCACTGAACTGGTGACACAGACCAGGGACTATATCTACATCCGGCCCGAGGATGGCCTGTTCATCCTGCGCCCGAATCGGGTGCACCGCCTGAACCGGACGGCCCTTGCGCTGTTGTCGCGTTTGTACGACCACGGAAGCGCAGTCGATACAGAAGAAGCTGTGCGCGCTGTCGCCGCCGAGTTTGCGGTCGATGAGGCCCGCGTCAGAGAGGATCTGGAGAGGCTGTTGATCAGCGTGGCTGCTCTCCTTCGCGACGACGTCTGCGGCGCCCCGGCGGTGCGCGAGATCCCCTTTGGATCGCAGCAGAGAGACCTGCCAGTTCTCTCCGAGATCGCCCTGACCTACCGCTGCCAGAACAAGTGCGTTTTCTGCTACGCCGAGTCGCCCAACAGAGGCACGCAGGTGCACGAGATGACGACGGACGAGGTCAAGGTCATCATCGACCGCATCTTTGATGATGCTCACTGTCCGACCGTCTCCTTCACCGGTGGAGAGCCAACGCTGCGTGACGACCTGCCCGAGCTGGTTAGCTATGCCAAGTCCAAAGGCATGAGGGTGAACCTGATCACCAATGGACTCAAGTGCGCCAACCCGGAGTTTGTAGCCCGGCTCAAAGAGGCAGGCCTCGATTCGGCTCAGGTGAGCCTCGAGGGACCTACCCCGCAAGTGCACGACCTGGTGGTGCGGCACCCCGGGGCGTTCGAGCTGACCACTCAAGCCGTGCACTGTCTGCGCGAGGCGGGCATTCACACCCATACCAATACCACCATCTGTGGCAGCAACCGCGACCACTTGCTGGAGCTGGTCGACTATATCGCCGACGAGCTGCATTCCGAGTACTTTTCAATGAACGTGATGATCAGCACAGGCACCGCGCTCAAGCATGCGGAGGAAGAAGTCACCTATACCGAACTAGGCGCGATGATCGAGCAGCTGCAGGCACGGGCCAGGCAGAAGGGAACCAAGCTGGTCTGGTATTCGCCCACGCCCTACTGCCTGTTCAACCCGGTCACACACGGGCTCGGGTCCAAGTCCTGCGCCTGCATCGATGGGCTGCTCTCGGTCGCTCCGGACGGCGAATTGCTGCCGTGCTCCAGCTATGAGCGTGGGATCGGTAACCTGCTGGCTCGGCCTTTCGCCGAGCTGTGGTTCAGCCGCCAGGCGCTGTACTGGCGCAAGAAGCGCTTTCTGCCTCCGGTCTGCGAACGGTGTGACATCAAGCATATCTGTTGTGGCGCATGCCCGTTGTATTGGCACGCTCACGGAGGTTTTGGGGAGCTGGAAGCTGCCGGCCACAAAGGCCGGTGGTGGAACGATGTCCGGTGGCGGGTAGAACGCCGGCTGTGGGGCCAGGCCAAAGGCGTGGGCCTGCGCTAG
- the shpI gene encoding Neutral metalloprotease precursor, whose translation MLVLLLFAALGLALWAGLCRALTQGTWVEGSASKPAPVTTELPVGSESTLETLSRAVVPEADPYDLAERLRGWQGERQYPVATPSSQQVGARATFWVLDLASSRSYQTEATLRYAGPPAYIWVENGIDIPEAALLESARAFEDKILPVVTGEFGPLPAQGAVGYEPVTILNLRLKGADGYFSSSDLYPTSVISSSNERAMFYMAAGNGEVGSDAYNSTLAHELQHLIHWQADSNEESWVSEGLSELAELLCGYLKANRLSTFAGHPDVALTQWSADDATTSQHYSAAFLFSAYFAQRFGLDAVRRLVATGANGIAGYDTVLAALGTGLTFEDLFADWAVANYADGYESAVKPWAYDALQVSVRPQTKVSAYPAKVGGTVNPFGTDYVVFEGGGESVELGFSAASEAQLVPATPHSGAHFWWSNRADNSDMTLTRSFDLTGLAAAHLQFSLWYDIEDGWDYAYVEASPDGGRTWRVLSGTHTTMSNPTGQSYGPGYTGRSAGEGPAAPVWLEETVELGPYVGGPVLLRFEYVTDDAVSQSGLCIDDVRIPELGYSYDAEHGDDGWIGRGFVRTDNVLPRRYLLQTFAVDRGDVRLERYWVERGRDTKVTVVTPAVVAISDVTRFADSPSPYELHVRAAQ comes from the coding sequence GTGCTGGTCCTGCTGCTCTTTGCGGCGCTGGGCCTGGCCCTCTGGGCTGGCCTGTGCCGCGCCTTGACCCAGGGTACGTGGGTCGAAGGCTCAGCCAGCAAACCGGCACCTGTTACCACTGAGCTGCCTGTCGGCAGCGAAAGTACGCTCGAGACGCTATCCAGGGCGGTCGTCCCCGAGGCTGATCCCTATGATCTGGCGGAACGGCTGCGCGGCTGGCAGGGCGAGAGGCAGTATCCCGTTGCGACACCCTCTTCTCAGCAGGTAGGAGCTCGCGCCACATTCTGGGTGCTGGATCTCGCCTCCTCGCGCTCATACCAGACTGAGGCCACCCTACGCTACGCCGGGCCGCCGGCTTACATCTGGGTTGAGAATGGAATCGACATCCCCGAGGCGGCGTTGCTCGAGTCGGCGCGGGCATTTGAAGACAAGATTCTGCCGGTCGTAACGGGCGAGTTCGGCCCACTGCCGGCCCAGGGCGCGGTGGGCTATGAGCCGGTGACTATCTTGAATCTGCGCCTCAAGGGTGCTGACGGCTACTTCTCGAGCTCGGATCTCTATCCGACCTCGGTCATTTCCTCCAGCAACGAGCGAGCCATGTTCTATATGGCAGCCGGCAACGGGGAAGTGGGCTCGGACGCTTACAACTCGACGCTGGCCCACGAACTGCAGCACCTCATCCACTGGCAGGCCGACTCGAACGAAGAGTCCTGGGTTAGCGAGGGACTCTCGGAACTCGCCGAGCTGCTGTGCGGCTACCTCAAGGCCAACCGCCTCTCTACCTTTGCCGGGCATCCTGACGTCGCACTGACCCAATGGAGTGCGGATGACGCGACTACCAGCCAGCACTACAGCGCCGCCTTTCTCTTCTCGGCCTACTTTGCCCAACGTTTTGGGCTTGATGCGGTGCGTCGCCTGGTAGCCACAGGCGCGAACGGCATAGCGGGCTACGATACGGTGCTGGCCGCCCTGGGTACCGGATTGACCTTTGAGGACCTGTTTGCCGACTGGGCCGTGGCCAACTATGCGGATGGTTATGAGAGTGCTGTCAAGCCCTGGGCCTATGACGCGCTACAGGTGTCGGTGAGGCCGCAGACCAAGGTGTCGGCATACCCGGCCAAGGTCGGCGGGACTGTGAATCCTTTTGGCACGGACTATGTCGTGTTTGAGGGCGGAGGCGAGTCGGTCGAGCTCGGTTTCTCCGCCGCAAGTGAGGCGCAACTGGTGCCGGCGACGCCACACAGCGGTGCTCACTTCTGGTGGTCAAACCGGGCCGACAACAGCGACATGACCCTGACCCGGTCGTTTGACCTCACCGGTCTTGCCGCGGCTCACCTGCAGTTCTCGTTGTGGTATGACATCGAGGACGGATGGGATTACGCCTACGTCGAGGCCTCGCCCGATGGCGGCAGAACCTGGCGGGTGCTGAGCGGAACACACACGACGATGAGCAACCCGACCGGTCAGAGCTATGGCCCGGGTTACACCGGACGGTCGGCTGGCGAAGGGCCTGCCGCGCCGGTCTGGCTGGAGGAGACCGTCGAGCTGGGCCCATACGTCGGAGGTCCAGTTCTCTTGCGCTTTGAATACGTCACAGACGACGCGGTAAGTCAGTCAGGCCTGTGCATTGATGACGTGCGAATTCCCGAGCTGGGCTACTCCTACGACGCCGAGCATGGCGACGATGGATGGATAGGGCGAGGGTTCGTGCGCACCGACAACGTGCTTCCTCGCAGGTACCTGCTGCAGACGTTTGCCGTCGACCGCGGGGATGTCCGACTGGAGCGCTACTGGGTCGAGCGCGGGCGTGACACAAAGGTAACGGTGGTCACGCCCGCCGTTGTCGCCATTTCGGACGTCACGCGATTTGCGGACAGCCCCTCGCCCTATGAGCTCCACGTTAGAGCCGCTCAGTAG
- a CDS encoding heat shock protein GrpE gives MEEQTTRREEEQPKDAVALLEAARREAAENQDKYLRALAESENMRKRMDRLCEERVWQERKRVLSHLLDLADQVERALQFASADDPIGEGVRVILQHVRQVLAQEGIAEVATVGQPFDPNLHEAMETVDSEGEPDEVTAEFRKGYTLSGRLLRAARVQVRKAS, from the coding sequence ATGGAAGAGCAGACCACAAGACGAGAAGAAGAGCAGCCTAAGGATGCGGTGGCGCTTCTGGAGGCGGCCAGGCGAGAGGCTGCTGAAAACCAGGACAAGTACCTGCGCGCGCTGGCCGAATCAGAGAACATGCGCAAGCGTATGGACAGGCTGTGCGAGGAGCGCGTCTGGCAGGAGAGGAAGCGAGTACTGTCCCATCTGCTCGACCTTGCCGATCAAGTGGAGCGAGCGCTTCAGTTCGCCAGTGCAGATGACCCGATTGGCGAGGGCGTTCGGGTGATCCTTCAGCACGTGCGACAGGTTCTTGCCCAGGAGGGTATCGCCGAGGTGGCCACGGTTGGGCAGCCGTTTGACCCGAATCTGCATGAGGCTATGGAGACGGTGGATAGCGAAGGCGAACCAGACGAGGTCACGGCCGAGTTTCGCAAGGGGTACACTTTGAGCGGAAGGCTTCTGCGAGCGGCACGGGTGCAAGTTCGCAAGGCTTCCTAG